One window of Triplophysa rosa linkage group LG10, Trosa_1v2, whole genome shotgun sequence genomic DNA carries:
- the LOC130560300 gene encoding uncharacterized protein LOC130560300, whose product MGQKVCKCVQAESADGDRRDVYTLPEHPPVQSSADSSDHSPPPAGATDGDVGDNRDAGRRKRRFWRKFWRKGRRSAQGEREEHTSQQNTPASSTADARDRSPRPDENRDEGKKKKKKRRFWKRLWSEREEESDRSPEDQIQNNLETPDLLNEDVDVIYEINSCQYKMGKELNKGGNISVYEATRVRDGLKVAVKFVRNMSPDLISIPGHPFVRQREIGLHTLVNEGEHVPEIIRLLDWEERYCEYIMVLEHPSPCMDLFKFIESRRGQISENLARIIMRQAVKAVTECLKRGVFHMDFILENFLINTETLDVKLIDFANGDLLKETCYTKFLGTPNYWCPELEDVGEYHALPATVWSLGLMLYVMMFWALPGIITREQINNQEWEKDDLSTEFCRFINDCLQDDPHQRIQLKDVLLHEWFQVSGVEMIDSRFEGVSGDQMQETPELLTEAGDLLTSHHSSVSDCSDEEFCTPTLSLFDLYVNVPRRTVSSGSDSESVDSFHTAVCSMSDLLQNNEDGNVIYEINSCQYKMGKKLGEGGFGSVYEATLVSDGLKVAVKIVRPGGYSDRICIPGHPNPLPREIALHVLANEGVYFSEIIRLLDWEERDDKYIMVLEHPSPCMDLSEFIECHGGAITEDLAKSIMRQAIQAAIDCFKRGVFHRDIKLENFLINTETFEVKLIDFGCGDLLNKTSYTTLTGTWAYCCPEMLKTDRYHALPATVWSLGLMLYRVVCGKLPEKYILYWINDKNWYRDDLSKECCRFINACLQQDPGQRIQIKDILFHEWFQVKGKVNDSRLEVQ is encoded by the exons ATGGGTCAGAAAGTTTGTAAATGCGTTCAAGCTGAAAGTGCTGATGGCGATCGTAGGGATGTGTACACGCTACCTGAACATCCACCTGTTCAATCGAGCGCTGATTCGAGCGATCATTCACCTCCACCAGCGGGCGCCACTGACGGAGATGTGGGTGACAACAGAGATGCTGGAAGGAGGAAGAGGAGATTTTGGAGAAAGTTTTGGAGGAAAGGTCGCAGATCAGCTCAGGGTGAACGAGAAGAGCACACATCACAGCAAAATACACCTGCGTCATCAACCGCTGATGCACGCGACCGTTCACCTCGACCAGATGAAAACAGAGATGAggggaagaagaagaagaagaagaggaggttTTGGAAGAGGTTGTGGagtgagagagaagaagagTCTGACAGAAGTCCTGAAG ATCAGATTCAGAACAATCTGGAAACTCCTGACCTCCTGAATGAGGACGTGGATGTGATTTATG aaatcaaCTCCTGTCAGTATAAGATGGGTAAAGAGCTGAATAAAGGAGGAAATATATCCGTGTATGAAGCGACCCGTGTGAGAGACGGCCTTAAG GTGGCAGTGAAGTTTGTCCGGAACATGTCTCCTgatttgatttccatt CCCGGTCATCCCTTCGTCCGTCAACGAGAGATTGGTCTCCATACGCTCGTCAATGAAGGAGAACACGTTCCTGAGATCATCCGGCTTTTGGACTGGGAGGAGCGTTATTGCGAATACATCATGGTCCTCGAGCATCCTTCTCCCTGCATGGACTTGTTTAAATTTATTGAAAGCAGACGAGGACAAATCTCTGAGAATTTAGCTCGGATCATCATGCGGCAGGCGGTCAAGGCTGTTACTGAATGTTTGAAACGGGGAGTTTTCCACATGGACTTCATATTGGAAAACTTCCTGATTAACACCGAAACATTGGATGTCAAACTCATTGACTTTGCCAATGGCGACCTGCTCAAAGAAACTTGTTACACCAAGTTTTTGG GCACACCGAATTACTGGTGTCCGGAGTTGGAGGATGTGGGCGAGTATCACGCGTTGCCGGCGACAGTCTGGTCACTCGGCCTGATGCTGTATGTAATGATGTTCTGGGCTCTTCCTGGCATAATCACCCGGGAGCAGATCAACAACCAAGAGTGGGAAAAAGACGATTTGAGCACTG AATTCTGCAGGTTTATTAACGATTGCCTGCAGGACGATCCACATCAACGGATTCAGCTAAAAGACGTCCTGCTTCATGAGTGGTTTCAGGTCAGCGGTGTGGAGATGATTGACAGCCGTTTCGAGGGGGTGTCTGGAG ATCAGATGCAGGAAACTCCTGAACTCCTGACGGAGGCCGGAGACCTGCTGACTTCACATCACTCCTCTGTGTCTGACTGCAGCGATGAAGAATTCTGCACACCAACTCTTTCTCTGTTTGACTTGTATGTCAACGTCCCCCGGCGTACAGTCTCTTCAGGGTCCGACTCAGAAAGTGTTGACAGCTTTCACACCGCTGTCTGTTCTATGTCGGACCTGCTGCAGAATAATGAGGACGGGAATGTGATTTATG AAATCAACTCCTGTCAGTATAAGATGGGTAAAAAGCTGGGTGAAGGAGGATTTGGATCCGTGTACGAAGCGACCCTTGTGAGCGACGGCCTTAAG GTGGCAGTGAAAATTGTCAGGCCCGGCGGGTATTCTGATCGTATTTGCATA CCCGGTCATCCTAACCCCCTTCCACGAGAGATCGCTCTTCATGTCCTCGCCAATGAAGGTGTTTATTTTTCTGAGATCATCCGGCTTTTGGACTGGGAGGAGCGTGATGACAAATACATCATGGTCCTCGAGCATCCTTCTCCCTGCATGGACTTAAGTGAATTTATTGAATGCCATGGAGGAGCCATCACAGAGGACTTAGCCAAGAGCATCATGCGGCAGGCGATCCAGGCTGCTATTGATTGTTTCAAACGGGGAGTTTTCCACAGGGACATCAAACTGGAAAACTTCCTGATTAACACCGAAACATTTGAGGTCAAACTCATCGACTTTGGCTGTGGCGATCtcttaaataaaacaagttacACAACATTGACGG GCACATGGGCATACTGCTGCCCTGAGATGCTCAAAACAGACAGGTATCACGCATTGCCGGCGACGGTGTGGTCACTCGGCTTGATGTTGTACAGAGTGGTGTGCGGGAAACTTCCAGAAAAATACATCTTGTACTGGATCAACGACAAAAATTGGTACAGAGATGACTTGAGCAAAG AATGCTGCAGGTTTATTAACGCTTGCCTGCAGCAAGATCCAGGTCAACGGATTCAGATTAAAGACATCCTTTTTCATGAGTGGTttcaggtcaaag GTAAGGTGAATGACAGCCGTTTGGAGGTTCAGTAA